GTCGGCCTCCGCGACCTTCGCCTTCAGTCGCACAGTACCCGCCGCGGCGTCGACAACGTCCACCACCTTCGCAAGGAGTTTCGCCGTATCCGCATTTCCGGAGGCGCTGGCGAGCTGAACGGCGCGGCCCAGTTTGGCCGTTGCTCCATCCATATCGCCCGCTTTGCGAAGATCGAGCCCTTGTTGAATGGCTTGTGCCAGTTCTGCCTGGCCGGTGTAGTGGGCGACCTGAGGGTTGATCGACGTCGAGGCGACCATGTCGTCGGTCCACACGGCTCGTACCAGCCCCTGCGCGCCCAAGTTGTGCGCGCTCCCATCGGGTTGCGGGACGACGAGGGAGACCCGGGCGGCGAGCATCTCCTGGCCGAGGCCCGCGGCCGGGACCTCGACACAGACGTGGTAGTCACGGGACTCGTCGCCCCAGGAACCCGTGGGGTAGTCCCCGGCGCGCGGACCGGCCTCGGTGCGGCGGTCGGTCAAGTCCTCGACGGTGGGTGCGACCTGCTTGACGAACTTGATGGTCGTGCCGACCGGCGTCCACACCCGCAGGGCGACGTCCGCGACCTCCTTGCCCATCGCCGTCTCCATCATCTGTGTGAAGTCGGCGGCGAGGCCGGCCGGATCGGCGACGATGTCGGCGCTGCCGAGCAGCGCCGAGGCGATGCCTGTGACTTCTTTCACTTCCCAGTCCGTACCCACGCCGCGGGCGTCGCATGTGAAACGTCCGGCGCAGGAGTCGAGCGCCGCTTTGAGGTCCTCCGGCGACTCGTGTTCGTTGCGGCCGTCGGTGAGCAGGATGCCGTGCCGGATGGCGACGTCTTCCGAGGACAGCAGCCGGTCGGCGAGCCGCAGCCAGGTGCCGATCGCGGTGCCGCCGCCCGCGCTGAGCCGGCGCAGCGCCTGCTTGGCCTGGTCGCGGGTGGTGGCGTCGGCCACGGCGAGACGTCCGCCGCCCGGATACACCTCCTTGGCCACGTGCGTGCCGCCGATCACGGCGAAGTGCACGCCGTCGCGCAGGGTGTCGATCGCGGCGGCCGTGGCGTCGCGGGCGTTGCGCATCTTGGTCGGCGGGTAGTCCATCGAGCCCGAGCAGTCCACCATGATCGCCACGGCCGCGGACGGGCCCTGCCCCGGAGCGTAGAGGTGGGGCGCGGCGACCGCGCTGCCGATCGTGCCGCCGCCGGTCGCGGTCACCGTGACGATCGCGCTGACGTCCCGGCCGCCCTCCGGCAGGTACTCGTTCTGGTACACGTCCACCGAGAACTGCGGCACGTTTGATTTCGAGAAATTGGCCATACCTTCTCAAATCCCCCTAAAAAACCCCGTGATGGGGCCCTGGCTGTCGACGGACCGGTCCCCTCCGGTCCGATGAGGCCGTCCCCGCAGCAGGGCCTCAGGCCGATCCTGCCCCCATCGGGGGTGCCGGGAACGGCAGGACGGCCACTGTTACGTTGTCGTGGCCCCCACCGTCGAGCGCGTGACCGACGAGCACCTGGGCGCTGTGCAGGGGGCGCGCGGCGGCGTCGAGGGGTACGACGTCGGCCATGTCCTCGGCCGCCTCCGCGTAGTTCCATAGACCGTCCGTGCACACCACCACCACGCCCGGCCGGTCCGGCTTGAAGGAAGCGGTGTGCGGCTCCAGTTCGTAGGCGTCCGCGCCGAGCCAGCCGGTGATCGCGTGGGCGCGCTCGTCGGCGTACGCCTCGGCCTCGTTCATCAGGCCCGCGGCGACCATCTGTGCCGCCCAGGAGTCGTCCTCGGTGAGGCGGGCCGGGGGAGTGCTGCGGTCCACCGGGACCCAGTAGGCGCGGCTGTCGCCGACCCAGCCGACGATCAGCAGCTCCGGCGTGACCACCGAGCCGACGAACGTGCAGGCGGGCGCGTTCTGGTGGGGGGCCTGCTCGCGGGCCGTGGCGGGCTCGGCGGCCAGGGCGTTGACCGCGTTCGAGGCGGCGACGATCGCGTCGTGCATGGCCTGCTGCGGGTGGGTGCCGCGCGGCAGGGCGCCCAGCAGCGACTCGCTCGCGGCCCGGGACGCGGCCATCGAGGCGTCGTCCGGGCGGGTCGCCGAGGACACACCGTCGCAGACGATCGCCACGACCGCGGGCCGGCCGTCGGGCAGCGCGGTGCAGCAGACGGCGAACGCGTCCTCGTTGCGGTGGTGGCGCAGACCCCGGTCGCTGACGGCGGCCACGGGGCCCGCGTCCTGCTCCATGTGGTCGCGCTCGCGCGGTTGCGCGTGCCCGCAGTTCTCGCAGTAGCCGTCGTGGTCGACACGGCCGGCACGGCACGCCACGCACACCTTGGTGCCCTCCGGCGGGGTCGGCAGGTCGGCCGCGATCCGCGGGTCGGGCGCCTGCAAGGGGTAGTCGTCGGGCTCCGGCGGCCGGTCGAACCGCACGCCGGACGCCGGGGACACGGGAGAGCCGGTCGGGGCGGGAACGGCGGCCGGAGGCGGCAGCGGGCCTGCCGGTCCGGCCGGGCCGCCGGGGGCCGGGATGCCGGGGTGTCCCTGCGGTGCCTCGGGAGCGCCCGCCAGCGGCGGCGGAGGTCCGGGCGGCGGCGGTGCCTGCGGGGGCGGGGGAGTGCCCGGGGGCAGCGCGGCGCCGCCGGGGTCCGTGCCGGTCGGGTCCGGCAGATGCGCGGGCGCCGGGACGGCGGGGCCTTCCGGCGCGGGGGCCGCGGGCCAGTCCGCGCCGGGCGCACCCGGGGCGGGGGGCGGCGCCGAGCCGTTCAGGGCGATGGTGGGGTGGTCGTCCGGCCGTACGGGCACGGCGGACAGGTCGTATCCACACGCACCGCAGAAACGGTCACCCGACTCGAGCGGCCATTCGCAGCTCGGGCAGGCGGACAACTGGGGCATCTGCGACATCAACTACACCCACGTCCGGGGGCGGTAACGGTTGGCACGTTCCACCAGGTCGATCCTCTCCTCGCCGCCCCGTGCGAGACGGGCCAGCATGCGGTACGAACGCTCCAGACCGAAACGCAGTCCCCGCTCGTCCAGGCCGCTGCCGAGCAGCGTCCGTCCTCCGGCGGCGCCAGGGGCGGAACCCTGGCCCCCGGAGAGTATCCAGTCCAGCGCGCAGCCGAGGACTTCCGTCGACAACTGCTCCCGGCGCGCCGGGTCCAGGCCGTACGCGTCGAGCGCCTCGACCTGCCCCGCGGCGGCGGTCAGGTCGTCCAGGAACGGTACGTCGGAGGCGACCGCCGTGCGTTGACGCAGCCGGGCGCGGACGGCCGCCACGCGTGCGGCCGTGTAGTGGATGGAGCTCTCCGGCACCGACTCCAGGGTCGCCACGGCGCTGCGGCGGTCGCCGGTCGCCAGCTGGACGCGCGCGAGACCGAAGGCGGCGCTGACATAGCTGGGGTCGGTGGACCACACCAGGCGGTAGTACTCGGCGGCGTTGTCGAGCTGGCCCAGCACTTCGGCACAGAGGCCGAGGGCCAGCTTCGGGGCGGGCTCGCCGGGGAAGGCGTCGTAGATCGCGTCGAAGGCGAGCGCGGCGCCCTCGTGGTCGCCGGTGACGAGCGCCGCCACCCCGCGGTACCAGACCACCCGCCAGTCGTCGGGCCGTTCGTCCTCCAGCTTCAGCAGCGTCTCGTGCGCGGTACTCGTGTCGCCGTTCTCCAGCCATGCCCGGACCTGCCGCAGCCGGGTCTCGGTCGACGGCGCGGGGGCGGCGGCGAGGGCGCCCAGCAGCTCGGCCGCCGCGGTCGTCATCAGACCCGCGAGGAAACCGGCGT
The DNA window shown above is from Streptomyces chartreusis and carries:
- a CDS encoding vWA domain-containing protein; its protein translation is MANFSKSNVPQFSVDVYQNEYLPEGGRDVSAIVTVTATGGGTIGSAVAAPHLYAPGQGPSAAVAIMVDCSGSMDYPPTKMRNARDATAAAIDTLRDGVHFAVIGGTHVAKEVYPGGGRLAVADATTRDQAKQALRRLSAGGGTAIGTWLRLADRLLSSEDVAIRHGILLTDGRNEHESPEDLKAALDSCAGRFTCDARGVGTDWEVKEVTGIASALLGSADIVADPAGLAADFTQMMETAMGKEVADVALRVWTPVGTTIKFVKQVAPTVEDLTDRRTEAGPRAGDYPTGSWGDESRDYHVCVEVPAAGLGQEMLAARVSLVVPQPDGSAHNLGAQGLVRAVWTDDMVASTSINPQVAHYTGQAELAQAIQQGLDLRKAGDMDGATAKLGRAVQLASASGNADTAKLLAKVVDVVDAAAGTVRLKAKVAEADEMTLETRSTKTVRVKK
- a CDS encoding PP2C family serine/threonine-protein phosphatase translates to MSQMPQLSACPSCEWPLESGDRFCGACGYDLSAVPVRPDDHPTIALNGSAPPPAPGAPGADWPAAPAPEGPAVPAPAHLPDPTGTDPGGAALPPGTPPPPQAPPPPGPPPPLAGAPEAPQGHPGIPAPGGPAGPAGPLPPPAAVPAPTGSPVSPASGVRFDRPPEPDDYPLQAPDPRIAADLPTPPEGTKVCVACRAGRVDHDGYCENCGHAQPRERDHMEQDAGPVAAVSDRGLRHHRNEDAFAVCCTALPDGRPAVVAIVCDGVSSATRPDDASMAASRAASESLLGALPRGTHPQQAMHDAIVAASNAVNALAAEPATAREQAPHQNAPACTFVGSVVTPELLIVGWVGDSRAYWVPVDRSTPPARLTEDDSWAAQMVAAGLMNEAEAYADERAHAITGWLGADAYELEPHTASFKPDRPGVVVVCTDGLWNYAEAAEDMADVVPLDAAARPLHSAQVLVGHALDGGGHDNVTVAVLPFPAPPMGAGSA